CCGTTTGGCAAAAGAACAGCACTTTGACATTTTGCCAGTTACATTTATCAATACCGGAAAGATTCTCCCAAAGGTCAAATGGGCAGTCTATTCCGGCACCGTCGAGATGGTCGTTCACCCGCTAATCCGTTATGAAGATTACGCCGACAAGCCGATGGCCGATCTCCGCGACGAAACCCACGATTTAATTGAATCCGCTATGCCGTACAAGCAGGCGGAACTTGCCGCAGCAAAAGAAGCGGCAACAGAAAACAAGGAGGCTTAATTATGGCTAAGGAATTACCGAGCGAAGAACAAATTATTGCAATCCTTCGTGACGAACCTATGGTAGGGAGCCAGCTCCGTAGCGCTCTCGGCCTCCCCAAAAAACAGAAGATGGCTTTTAAGCAACTCCTCGCCGACATGATCGAGCGTGGCGTTCTCAAGCGTTCTGCCCACAAGGAATATCAATTGGGCGATGGCGAACCGCTCGAAGACAAGCGCGAGAAGCGCCGCAAGAAGCTTGCAGAGCAGGGCGTCGAAGACAACCGCCGTCCGGGCGCTCGCAGCCGCCGTCAGACCGAAAAGGATTCCGGCACACGCGTGAAGCGCGGCATTCTGCACCAGACCGGTGACGAAGACTGGCAGGTGACCGAAATCGATACCGGCAAGGTGTACGAGATGTGCCACCGCAGACAGGCGCCGGGCAAGGAAGGTGAGACCATCAGCTTCACGCTTTATCCGCACCCGAAGCTCAAGCATAGCTACTTGGCCAAAGTCGACCGCTCCGCCGAAATCATGAACGTGACTTGGGACGAAGTCAAGAAGAAGTTCATGGAAGAGAGCAACTTGCCCAAGGGCTTTAGCCCCGCCATTGAAAAGTACGTGGCCTCCATTACGGACCCGACCGAAAAGGATTTCAAGGGCCGCGTGGATTATCGCAAGCTCGACATTCTTTGCATTGACCCCGAAGGCGCCATGGACCACGACGATGCTATCAGCGTGGAACGCAAGCCGAATGGTGGTTACAAGCTCGGCGTGCACATCGCCGACGTGAGCTACTACGTGCCTGAAGGATCTGACCTCGATGAAGAAGCTCTTGAAAGAAGTTATACGCAATACCTGCCGTGGACGGCAGTGCCGATGCTCCCGGAAAAGCTTTCGAGCGGCGTTTGCAGCTTGCACGAAGGCGTAGACCGTTGCGCATTCACCTGCATGATTGACTTGGACAAGGAAGCAAACGTTCTCGGTTGGGATTTCCACCGCAGTGTCGTGAACATCACGAAGGGAATCACGTACCAGCAGGCCGTAAAGATGATGGAAGACGGCGACGATTCCATCAAGGCTCTCGCCGAAGTGACCGCACTTCTCAAGAGGAACCGCACCAAGGATGGCTTGCTCGAATTCCAGACAACCGAATACGGCTGCAAGTTTGACGAGAACGGTGAACCGGTCAAGATTTTCCCGCGCGAACACGACGATTCCAATTCTTGGGTCGAAGAGTGCATGCTCATCGCGAACAATTGCTGCGCGAAGGAACTCAAGCAGCGCAAGCTGCAAGGCATTTACCGTATCCATGAAGCTCCGGACACGAAGGACATCATGGAACTCTATTACATGTACCCGGACCTGTTCAAGGACGCTCCGGTGATGTTGCGTGATTTGGGCAAGCCGCGCAGTGGCGATACAAACTTGAACCCGGTAGCCTTCAAGCTTTACGAACACTTGGTCAAGCGCGCTGCTGGCGACGAGACGCTCACGAACCGCATTTTGCGCAGCATGCAGAAGGCTCATTACGACTCCAACAGCTTCGGGCACTTTGCCTTGAACTGGCAAGATTACAGCCACTTCACTTCGCCGATCCGCCGTTACGCGGACCTCTGGTGCCATCGCGAACTCGCCCGCAAGGGTAAGGAAATCGATGCCGAACGCGTGAACAGCGTGATTGAAGTCTGCGACTTGATTTCTGCAAACGAAATCAAGAACATGAAGGTGGAGCGCATCTCCATCAAGGTGTGCAGCTGCTGGATTTTGAAGAGCCGCATTGGCGACAGCTTCGAAGCAAGCGTTACTGGCATCGAAGAATGGGGCATCTACGTTTCCATCGACGATCCGATTGCCGAAGGTCTTGTGCGCTACCGCGATATCGCAGGCGACGACTTCTATGTGTTCAACCCGGATCAGGGTCTTGCATTTGGCAAGCGTAGCGGCCGCACCTTCCGCCGTGGCGACAAGGTGATGGTTCAACTCCTCAGAGTTGACCCATTGCGCGGTCAGGCAGACTTCAGCATCACCGAAAAGCTGAGCCCTGAACCGAAGAAGCGCCGTACCCGCGAAGATACCGAACGCGACATTCGCAATTTCAATGAAAGAGCTGACCGCGCTGCGGCCGCCGAAGCACTCGGCTATGTGAGCCAGCCGGACGAAGACG
This genomic stretch from Fibrobacter sp. UWB2 harbors:
- a CDS encoding ribonuclease R family protein — encoded protein: MAKELPSEEQIIAILRDEPMVGSQLRSALGLPKKQKMAFKQLLADMIERGVLKRSAHKEYQLGDGEPLEDKREKRRKKLAEQGVEDNRRPGARSRRQTEKDSGTRVKRGILHQTGDEDWQVTEIDTGKVYEMCHRRQAPGKEGETISFTLYPHPKLKHSYLAKVDRSAEIMNVTWDEVKKKFMEESNLPKGFSPAIEKYVASITDPTEKDFKGRVDYRKLDILCIDPEGAMDHDDAISVERKPNGGYKLGVHIADVSYYVPEGSDLDEEALERSYTQYLPWTAVPMLPEKLSSGVCSLHEGVDRCAFTCMIDLDKEANVLGWDFHRSVVNITKGITYQQAVKMMEDGDDSIKALAEVTALLKRNRTKDGLLEFQTTEYGCKFDENGEPVKIFPREHDDSNSWVEECMLIANNCCAKELKQRKLQGIYRIHEAPDTKDIMELYYMYPDLFKDAPVMLRDLGKPRSGDTNLNPVAFKLYEHLVKRAAGDETLTNRILRSMQKAHYDSNSFGHFALNWQDYSHFTSPIRRYADLWCHRELARKGKEIDAERVNSVIEVCDLISANEIKNMKVERISIKVCSCWILKSRIGDSFEASVTGIEEWGIYVSIDDPIAEGLVRYRDIAGDDFYVFNPDQGLAFGKRSGRTFRRGDKVMVQLLRVDPLRGQADFSITEKLSPEPKKRRTREDTERDIRNFNERADRAAAAEALGYVSQPDEDDDYEPEYVSRGRRGRRDFDGPIFERTGRDSRERGGFRKGRDEFDEGRRSDKRGKHGSEKRGTRDFGEGFHVASEPREARRGRRSSEKGRGRSSRGGRRGR